The following proteins are co-located in the Armatimonadota bacterium genome:
- a CDS encoding type II secretion system F family protein, protein MPLFEYTAMDSSGRTIKSTMDAESETGVLARLRDQGMHVLDIAPGKAAKGGAITAGKMKPKSLVIFSRQFATMIDAGIPILRCLEILVAQQKDPVLKKALEMVLADVKSGAALNEALVKHPHCFSKLYINMVRAAELGGILDTILERLSGFLEYEAEVKAKIKSAMMYPVLVFGFSILMLFVLFSFVLPKFKEIFADMGSKLPPITAKLFAFGDFMQASWWMILIVVAGIWIGIKMWGKTDQGRYKLDYLKLKTPVIGELVLKMSVARFTRTFGTLINSGVPMMRSLEIVGETLGNQVLNSAIEQTRLSIREGNRLSAPLIASGLFPTMVTQMIDIGEESGRLSEMMVKIGDFYDQEVEQTVKGLTSMIEPALIIFMGVVVGFIAISVMSPIFSIVNEVK, encoded by the coding sequence ATGCCATTGTTTGAATACACCGCCATGGACTCGAGTGGTCGCACCATTAAGTCCACGATGGACGCCGAAAGCGAAACGGGCGTACTTGCCCGATTGCGCGATCAAGGCATGCACGTTCTGGACATCGCGCCAGGCAAGGCTGCCAAAGGCGGCGCCATCACTGCCGGGAAAATGAAGCCAAAATCGCTGGTGATTTTCTCGCGGCAGTTCGCGACGATGATTGACGCCGGTATTCCAATTCTGCGCTGTTTGGAAATTTTGGTGGCGCAGCAAAAAGATCCTGTGCTCAAGAAGGCCTTGGAAATGGTGCTCGCAGACGTCAAATCCGGCGCGGCGCTGAACGAAGCTCTGGTCAAACACCCGCACTGTTTTAGCAAGCTCTACATTAACATGGTCCGCGCGGCAGAGCTCGGCGGTATTTTGGACACCATTCTCGAACGGCTTTCAGGCTTCTTGGAATATGAAGCGGAGGTCAAGGCGAAGATCAAGAGCGCGATGATGTACCCAGTGCTCGTCTTTGGCTTCTCGATCCTCATGCTGTTCGTTTTGTTCAGCTTTGTGCTTCCAAAGTTTAAAGAAATTTTTGCGGACATGGGCTCTAAGCTCCCTCCGATCACGGCAAAGCTGTTCGCCTTTGGTGACTTTATGCAGGCCAGCTGGTGGATGATTTTGATCGTCGTCGCCGGAATTTGGATCGGTATCAAGATGTGGGGCAAGACCGATCAGGGCCGCTACAAGCTCGACTATTTGAAACTGAAGACTCCGGTCATCGGGGAACTGGTGCTCAAGATGAGCGTTGCCCGGTTTACCCGTACGTTCGGCACGTTGATCAACTCTGGTGTGCCGATGATGCGAAGTCTCGAGATCGTCGGAGAAACCCTGGGCAACCAAGTTCTCAATTCTGCAATCGAACAGACCCGATTGAGCATTCGAGAAGGTAATCGACTTTCCGCGCCATTGATCGCCAGCGGGCTTTTCCCGACCATGGTGACTCAGATGATCGACATCGGCGAAGAGTCGGGCCGACTCAGCGAAATGATGGTCAAAATTGGCGATTTCTATGATCAAGAAGTGGAACAAACCGTGAAAGGTTTGACCTCGATGATCGAACCTGCGCTGATCATCTTTATGGGCGTCGTGGTGGGATTCATCGCGATCTCGGTGATGAGCCCAATCTTCTCGATCGTCAACGAAGTGAAATAA
- a CDS encoding competence/damage-inducible protein A yields the protein MRAEVVSVGTELLLGSTIDTNAATLGQLLAECGIDCSFRQTVGDNLERATQAIRQALDRSDCVITIGGLGPTEDDLTRNAIAASCDVELVLQPEMLATLKQIFDRRNLKWVDSNQRQAMLPVGGQFIDNPFGTAAGIRMDVDGKIILALPGPPREFKPMLANYVKPLLAKLSGGSIIHSKVLRVCGMGESRVEDAIKDLLHTSNPSIAPYAKTWEVHLRLTARAKNVAEAEELIRPLESGVRQILGAHVYGTDETTLEMAVGERLAALNLTVSAAESCTAGLLMSRLAAVPGASRYLVGGVVTYTEQMKIQELGVPEQLIEAHSPVSEQVAEQMAIGARKRYGTYYALAITGVAGPGPDDRENPEGLVYVALAGPHQVEVEQHHLGKGRDSIRMRASQAALTLLWRRLNHTEL from the coding sequence ATGCGAGCAGAAGTGGTTTCCGTGGGCACCGAACTCTTGTTAGGATCGACGATCGATACGAACGCCGCGACCTTGGGCCAGTTGCTCGCCGAGTGCGGAATCGATTGCTCGTTTCGCCAAACGGTCGGCGATAACCTTGAACGCGCGACCCAAGCGATTCGGCAGGCACTCGATCGGTCCGATTGCGTGATTACCATCGGCGGGCTCGGACCAACAGAAGACGACCTCACCAGAAACGCAATCGCTGCGAGTTGCGACGTCGAACTAGTGCTTCAGCCAGAGATGCTCGCCACCTTAAAGCAGATTTTTGATCGCCGAAACCTGAAGTGGGTGGATTCAAACCAACGACAAGCAATGCTTCCGGTCGGAGGGCAATTCATCGACAATCCGTTCGGAACCGCCGCCGGAATACGAATGGACGTCGACGGCAAGATCATTCTGGCGTTGCCTGGGCCGCCACGCGAGTTCAAGCCGATGCTCGCCAACTATGTCAAGCCATTGCTTGCCAAACTTTCTGGAGGAAGCATCATCCATTCGAAAGTCCTGCGCGTATGCGGGATGGGTGAAAGTAGGGTCGAAGATGCCATCAAAGATCTGCTCCACACTTCCAACCCGAGCATCGCGCCGTACGCCAAAACGTGGGAAGTCCACCTTCGGCTCACCGCCCGCGCAAAGAATGTCGCAGAAGCCGAGGAGCTGATCCGTCCACTAGAATCAGGCGTCCGTCAGATTCTGGGCGCGCATGTCTACGGTACGGATGAAACGACCCTCGAAATGGCAGTCGGTGAGCGGTTGGCAGCCCTCAATCTGACGGTGTCGGCCGCAGAAAGTTGTACCGCTGGACTCCTTATGAGTCGTCTCGCCGCAGTGCCCGGCGCGAGCCGATATTTGGTCGGCGGAGTGGTGACCTACACCGAGCAAATGAAAATCCAAGAACTCGGGGTACCAGAGCAGTTGATCGAAGCCCATTCTCCAGTTAGTGAGCAAGTCGCCGAGCAAATGGCAATTGGCGCGCGCAAGAGATACGGTACGTATTACGCCCTTGCGATCACCGGTGTGGCCGGTCCCGGGCCAGACGACCGCGAGAATCCGGAAGGGTTGGTCTATGTGGCTCTTGCTGGTCCGCACCAAGTCGAAGTGGAGCAGCACCACCTTGGAAAGGGCAGGGATTCGATTCGAATGCGAGCGTCGCAAGCCGCGCTGACGCTGCTTTGGCGGCGATTAAACCACACCGAACTGTAA
- the lipB gene encoding lipoyl(octanoyl) transferase LipB, with the protein MSQSSALLLDLGRLPYNEAWDKQLEVAEMVMAGAPDTLIFVEHPPVLTLGAGFHEQNLLFTPEQLKQKGVDVVRTDRGGDVTYHCPGQLVIYPIFDLTRHGKDLHKWLRDLEETQLAVLAHYGIEGRRFPPHTGAWIGDKKVSAIGVKIKKWVSVHGIAMNCNNAMDGFQLIIPCGIVGYGVTSLSMILGRDVTVDEVKAVTIQAFEQVFDLQFGVV; encoded by the coding sequence TTGAGCCAGTCCTCAGCGTTGCTGCTCGATCTTGGCCGATTACCCTACAACGAGGCTTGGGACAAACAGCTTGAGGTCGCCGAAATGGTGATGGCGGGCGCGCCAGACACCTTGATCTTCGTCGAGCATCCGCCCGTGCTGACTCTCGGGGCGGGATTCCACGAACAGAACCTTCTCTTCACTCCTGAACAACTGAAGCAAAAGGGAGTTGACGTTGTTCGGACCGACCGAGGGGGAGACGTCACCTACCACTGCCCCGGGCAACTCGTCATTTATCCGATATTCGATTTGACCCGACACGGAAAGGACCTCCACAAATGGCTTCGCGATCTTGAAGAGACCCAACTCGCGGTTCTCGCTCACTACGGAATCGAGGGACGCAGATTTCCACCTCATACGGGCGCATGGATCGGGGACAAGAAGGTTAGCGCGATTGGAGTCAAGATCAAAAAGTGGGTGAGCGTGCACGGAATCGCGATGAATTGCAACAACGCGATGGACGGATTTCAGCTCATCATTCCGTGTGGGATCGTGGGGTACGGGGTCACTTCGTTGAGCATGATCCTCGGCCGCGATGTGACCGTAGACGAGGTCAAAGCTGTGACGATTCAAGCATTCGAGCAAGTATTTGACTTACAGTTCGGTGTGGTTTAA
- a CDS encoding adenylate/guanylate cyclase domain-containing protein codes for MASEAVKLASYLRQNPSAIDESPSDLAQLAGVSPSLIERAMTQVDLRASQGNRQREAKRFKVPAWMRWCGDLWMSITENAGAFFLVTILLSIVLFLIGETSGGKTVASSGGGISIQSDDIVQAIAILGTTLLHYLCMMRHGKFRTVFLGTAISYASMLIGAGIMILRNGSDRGQTPIEKFAIAGLAFFVLAIVYGFFGAIFSFVGAGIRMRRIELSKDYLSRQDLLERLFELEERLNAASENKVDLHGWHSLPLFKQIESNPWSWAGVVSFCMSTIVVLLVGILEQRFGIDHASFQSAISAGLIGLLSITIQTGLAFLGGKVWRSVLISMLYTVCGNIPMLIGLYLLNVPVPGTGDIASHVAGLIFAIVIGVIAGIAGAIERRGLRDRMMQLNDPETLLYEYLDIQRRLNPGPRDITVVVVDAEKSSVMKMMADPYVAEWSFRAYQQMLERVTQEHNGEVLSTAGDGAIMVFNNPIDALAASEDIQEKIREFNNTVNKLSMPFKLRIGIHRGTIVGHIEKVQFTEVIDIAAHVEAASEVGGIALTERVWETMPGLRGEALNLLVDNQVVYKLEMRTV; via the coding sequence TTGGCATCCGAGGCGGTGAAGCTGGCCAGTTATCTGCGCCAAAACCCTTCCGCTATCGATGAGAGCCCATCGGACCTTGCACAACTTGCAGGGGTGAGTCCGTCGTTGATCGAGCGCGCGATGACTCAAGTTGATCTGCGTGCGAGCCAAGGCAATCGTCAACGAGAAGCTAAGCGCTTCAAGGTCCCAGCATGGATGAGATGGTGCGGCGATCTTTGGATGAGCATCACCGAAAACGCCGGCGCTTTCTTCTTGGTCACGATCCTGCTGAGCATCGTTTTATTCCTCATCGGCGAGACCTCTGGTGGCAAAACGGTCGCTTCGAGTGGCGGTGGCATTTCGATCCAAAGTGACGACATCGTGCAGGCTATCGCGATCCTTGGCACCACGCTCCTCCATTACTTATGCATGATGCGACATGGCAAATTCCGCACTGTTTTCCTCGGGACTGCCATCTCCTATGCCTCAATGTTGATCGGAGCGGGAATCATGATCCTCCGAAACGGATCGGACAGAGGACAAACCCCTATTGAAAAGTTCGCGATAGCCGGTCTCGCGTTCTTTGTACTGGCGATCGTCTACGGGTTTTTCGGCGCGATTTTCTCCTTTGTTGGAGCGGGCATTCGGATGCGGCGCATCGAGCTCAGCAAGGATTACCTTTCTCGGCAAGATCTGCTCGAGCGACTGTTTGAACTCGAAGAGCGGCTCAATGCAGCATCAGAGAACAAAGTCGATCTCCACGGCTGGCACTCATTGCCGCTGTTTAAGCAGATCGAAAGCAACCCCTGGAGTTGGGCCGGTGTGGTTTCGTTCTGCATGAGCACGATCGTCGTGCTGCTTGTGGGGATCCTGGAACAGAGATTCGGTATTGATCATGCCTCGTTCCAATCTGCAATTTCAGCAGGGCTAATTGGATTGCTTTCCATTACAATCCAGACGGGACTCGCCTTCTTGGGCGGCAAAGTTTGGCGGTCCGTACTCATTTCGATGCTCTACACGGTGTGCGGCAATATACCGATGTTGATCGGGCTGTATCTCTTGAATGTCCCGGTTCCAGGGACTGGTGACATTGCGAGCCACGTGGCTGGACTTATTTTCGCCATAGTTATTGGAGTCATTGCAGGTATCGCAGGTGCCATCGAAAGACGTGGATTGCGAGATCGAATGATGCAGCTGAACGACCCCGAAACGTTGCTTTACGAGTATCTGGACATCCAAAGGCGATTGAACCCCGGTCCACGAGACATCACCGTTGTGGTTGTTGATGCAGAAAAGTCGTCGGTGATGAAGATGATGGCGGACCCCTATGTCGCCGAGTGGTCGTTCCGCGCGTACCAGCAAATGCTTGAGCGTGTTACTCAAGAGCATAACGGCGAAGTGCTTTCGACGGCTGGCGACGGGGCGATCATGGTGTTCAACAACCCGATCGATGCTCTCGCCGCCTCGGAAGATATTCAGGAGAAAATCCGCGAATTCAACAACACCGTCAACAAGCTCAGCATGCCGTTCAAGCTGAGAATCGGGATTCACCGAGGCACCATCGTCGGTCACATCGAGAAGGTCCAATTCACCGAAGTGATTGACATCGCCGCACACGTCGAAGCTGCAAGTGAGGTCGGCGGAATTGCCTTAACCGAGCGAGTCTGGGAGACGATGCCCGGACTTCGCGGAGAAGCTCTCAATCTACTGGTGGACAATCAAGTGGTCTATAAGTTGGAGATGCGAACGGTTTGA
- a CDS encoding TIGR03790 family protein, producing MNRILGKWGVLFAMLGVALVGCDKPHDEPPVVLKDDIESIRMNVAETAGTEESKHLLLVCNIDSEEGIELAEYYARKRKVPPSNIVQIKCPPLEETSMARFKEDILEPIKTAIEASKERIDYIVLTKGIPFRIDSWWGYSVDGQIAGMNLRVEPMPNDKAPTEDGMIRCKNPYYDAKKPFNSKDYGIYLVTRLDAFSLTDAKRLVERSVKAQPEKGLFFFDQAENRTNNPEMPESAGWHQVRMEAAVAKLLQKNKEVRIDKTAPFLNPGKPMMGYVSWGSNDGKFDLKTYRGLKFLSGSICETYVSTSARTFIPSEEGQSLIGDLIANGVTGVKGYVSEPWTSALCRVDILMDRYTDGYNLAESFYASSPLVLWKDVVIGDPLCRPYAKK from the coding sequence ATGAATAGGATTTTGGGGAAATGGGGAGTTTTGTTCGCGATGTTAGGTGTCGCGCTGGTCGGTTGCGACAAGCCCCATGATGAACCACCAGTTGTTCTCAAGGACGACATTGAATCCATCCGAATGAATGTCGCCGAAACTGCTGGCACCGAAGAATCCAAGCACTTGCTCCTCGTTTGCAACATCGATTCCGAAGAAGGGATCGAGCTCGCCGAATATTACGCTCGCAAGCGAAAGGTGCCACCTTCAAACATTGTCCAGATCAAGTGCCCCCCTCTCGAAGAGACCAGTATGGCTCGGTTCAAAGAGGACATTTTGGAGCCGATCAAAACCGCGATCGAAGCCAGCAAAGAGCGGATTGACTACATTGTTCTGACCAAGGGAATTCCGTTTCGTATCGATAGTTGGTGGGGATATTCAGTGGACGGTCAGATCGCCGGGATGAACCTTCGCGTCGAACCGATGCCAAACGATAAGGCACCGACCGAAGACGGGATGATCCGTTGCAAAAACCCCTACTACGATGCCAAAAAGCCGTTCAATAGCAAAGATTACGGCATCTATCTGGTCACACGACTTGATGCTTTTTCGCTGACCGATGCCAAGCGGCTGGTCGAGCGATCGGTCAAGGCTCAGCCCGAAAAAGGGCTATTCTTCTTCGATCAAGCGGAGAACCGCACCAACAATCCTGAAATGCCGGAAAGTGCGGGTTGGCACCAAGTCCGAATGGAAGCGGCAGTCGCGAAGTTGTTGCAGAAGAACAAAGAAGTCCGGATCGATAAGACCGCGCCATTTTTAAATCCAGGCAAGCCAATGATGGGCTATGTCAGCTGGGGTTCTAACGACGGAAAGTTTGACCTGAAAACTTACCGCGGGCTCAAATTCCTATCGGGCTCGATCTGCGAAACGTACGTTTCCACCAGTGCTCGAACCTTCATTCCGAGCGAAGAAGGCCAGAGCCTGATTGGTGATTTGATTGCGAATGGAGTCACCGGGGTCAAAGGCTATGTCAGCGAGCCATGGACCTCTGCGCTTTGCCGTGTAGACATTCTGATGGACCGATACACCGACGGCTACAATCTCGCGGAATCGTTTTACGCGAGTTCCCCACTGGTGCTCTGGAAGGACGTCGTGATTGGCGACCCACTTTGTCGACCATACGCGAAAAAGTGA
- a CDS encoding glycosyltransferase family 2 protein: MKIGVVIPALNEEPTIRQVLEAVCEAGYEFQSVVVADGSTDKTADIAREFQGVQVLQHDENFGKGAAMASGVEILDPEVILFLDGDLIGLRAEHIKDLIEPVASGSCEMNVGVFGDGRFWSDTAQRVSPELSGQRALVREIWNSINDPRSCRLGIEVAINLAAKKRGDRVNRCVLQGVSHRHKEQKLGLVRGAQARAKMYAEIGRTYFIVKRENERDE, translated from the coding sequence GTGAAGATCGGCGTGGTCATTCCGGCGCTCAACGAAGAGCCAACAATACGACAAGTTCTGGAGGCGGTGTGCGAGGCCGGATATGAATTCCAGTCGGTGGTCGTGGCGGACGGCAGCACCGACAAAACCGCTGATATTGCGCGAGAATTTCAAGGCGTCCAAGTGCTTCAGCACGATGAGAACTTTGGCAAAGGCGCCGCAATGGCCTCAGGCGTTGAAATCCTCGATCCAGAAGTCATTCTATTTTTGGACGGCGATCTCATCGGATTGCGAGCGGAACACATCAAGGACCTGATTGAGCCGGTCGCCAGCGGAAGTTGTGAGATGAACGTCGGAGTGTTCGGTGACGGGCGATTTTGGAGCGATACCGCTCAGCGCGTTTCTCCGGAATTGAGCGGACAGCGTGCCTTAGTCCGCGAAATATGGAATTCAATAAACGACCCTCGAAGTTGCCGGTTGGGAATCGAGGTTGCGATCAATCTCGCTGCAAAAAAGCGCGGAGATCGGGTGAATCGGTGTGTGCTGCAAGGTGTCAGCCACCGACACAAAGAGCAGAAGCTCGGACTGGTACGTGGTGCGCAGGCCCGAGCAAAGATGTACGCTGAGATTGGACGAACATACTTTATCGTGAAGCGAGAGAATGAACGGGATGAATAG
- a CDS encoding GNAT family N-acetyltransferase has product MANRKELLMQLQPPSAEIPERWHRLFEASPSSNPFHSPDWVNAWCETSRNSGRLQFLVDEDFLWPVCKVGNKLIPAAARRSDETTPLTSGDVQGAVSKAIARFPNLEVSSVPDGLIDFSGRMPLAAGEHYVLDLPESLDSHLNTLSKSLRADVRRGFRNSDLCFRWNIGDNFFDNLFALHAKRWHKRLMPGSFFSRQVRQFHRQFGANEVAQTLQLEHQGRAIGCLYGMKAGDRFFFYQCGFDPECAKLCPGSMMIAEAINRAIQLGLKRFDFLRGTEPYKKRWNPTCTEKYVRIPSARSATQLRIEVAKHMSEQRLRAWLEGHAK; this is encoded by the coding sequence GTGGCAAATCGAAAGGAGCTACTGATGCAGTTGCAGCCGCCCAGCGCGGAAATCCCGGAACGCTGGCATAGGCTCTTTGAGGCATCACCATCTTCAAACCCATTCCATTCACCCGATTGGGTGAACGCGTGGTGCGAAACCAGTCGCAACTCAGGTCGATTGCAGTTTTTGGTTGATGAGGACTTCCTGTGGCCTGTGTGCAAGGTTGGGAACAAGCTCATTCCAGCAGCCGCAAGACGTAGTGACGAAACCACCCCATTGACCTCGGGCGATGTTCAAGGCGCAGTTTCTAAAGCGATCGCTCGTTTCCCAAATCTGGAAGTGTCCTCTGTCCCGGACGGTCTTATAGACTTTTCGGGAAGGATGCCATTGGCCGCGGGAGAGCATTATGTCCTCGATCTTCCCGAATCGCTTGACTCCCATCTCAATACTCTGAGCAAAAGTTTGAGGGCGGATGTCCGCAGAGGATTTCGCAACTCGGATCTCTGCTTCCGCTGGAATATTGGCGACAACTTCTTCGATAATCTGTTCGCACTCCATGCCAAGCGCTGGCACAAACGGCTGATGCCAGGTTCCTTCTTCTCAAGACAAGTGCGTCAATTCCACCGGCAATTTGGGGCCAATGAGGTGGCACAGACGCTACAATTGGAACACCAAGGGCGCGCGATTGGTTGCTTGTATGGGATGAAAGCTGGCGATCGATTTTTCTTCTATCAGTGTGGATTCGACCCGGAATGCGCCAAGCTTTGTCCCGGCTCGATGATGATCGCCGAGGCAATCAATCGTGCGATTCAACTCGGGTTGAAGCGCTTCGATTTTCTGCGCGGCACGGAACCGTACAAAAAGCGCTGGAATCCAACGTGCACCGAGAAATATGTTCGAATTCCTTCGGCGAGGTCGGCCACTCAATTACGGATTGAAGTCGCAAAACACATGAGTGAGCAGCGATTGCGCGCCTGGTTGGAGGGACACGCAAAGTGA
- a CDS encoding primosomal protein N' (replication factor Y) - superfamily II helicase translates to MDTPPVESNSQDISRYPCEKCGAQLNFEPGTTALRCPYCGHITPIAPPTTVVEELDIHAYFDQANLNLEEEHSKIVHCNQCAAEFSILPTEVTQSCPFCGSNVVVETPPQNRIMPNGVMAFRIPSKEARAKVGDWLGSRFWAPNDLKKLALKEGQLAGMYVPFWTYDSDTTTDYTGQRGEYYYVTETYTDYENGRPVTRTRQVRHTRWYPASGTVFVQFDDLLVLGSSVIPEQYSRRLQTWDLPAIVPYDPKYLVGFRTLRYDRDLANGWAVAQDMMEPEINMAIRHDIGGDEQVINSKTTAYSEVTFKHVLLPVWVGGYRYRGKSFRFLVNGQTGEIQGEAPISAWKVALAVLLGLIIIGIIAYFADKNKNSESSGSSWQIERSY, encoded by the coding sequence TTGGACACGCCTCCTGTAGAGTCGAATTCGCAAGATATCTCGCGGTATCCGTGCGAAAAATGTGGTGCCCAGCTTAACTTCGAGCCAGGCACCACGGCTCTGCGTTGCCCTTACTGTGGCCACATCACTCCGATCGCTCCTCCCACAACGGTTGTCGAAGAACTCGATATCCACGCTTACTTTGATCAGGCGAACCTAAACCTCGAAGAAGAGCACTCCAAGATCGTTCATTGCAACCAGTGTGCGGCGGAGTTTTCGATCCTGCCCACCGAAGTCACCCAGAGCTGTCCGTTTTGCGGCTCGAATGTCGTCGTTGAGACACCGCCGCAAAACCGGATCATGCCGAACGGCGTGATGGCCTTTCGAATCCCTAGCAAAGAGGCCCGCGCCAAGGTCGGCGACTGGCTCGGGAGCCGATTCTGGGCACCAAATGACCTCAAAAAGCTCGCGCTTAAGGAAGGTCAGCTGGCTGGGATGTACGTACCGTTTTGGACTTACGATTCCGACACCACGACCGATTACACGGGTCAGCGCGGCGAATACTACTACGTGACCGAGACGTATACCGACTATGAAAACGGTCGCCCGGTGACCCGGACGCGGCAAGTTCGCCATACGCGATGGTATCCAGCCTCAGGAACCGTGTTTGTGCAATTCGATGATCTTCTGGTGCTCGGATCTTCGGTGATTCCAGAGCAATATTCGCGAAGGCTGCAGACTTGGGATCTACCCGCCATCGTGCCTTACGACCCAAAATATCTGGTCGGTTTTCGCACCCTTCGCTACGACCGCGATTTGGCGAACGGATGGGCGGTAGCACAAGACATGATGGAGCCTGAAATCAACATGGCCATCCGCCACGATATCGGCGGAGATGAGCAAGTGATCAACTCCAAAACAACCGCGTATTCCGAAGTGACGTTCAAGCATGTTTTGCTCCCCGTCTGGGTCGGTGGATACCGATATCGCGGCAAGTCGTTTCGGTTTTTGGTCAACGGCCAGACCGGTGAGATTCAGGGCGAAGCACCGATCAGTGCGTGGAAAGTTGCTCTCGCGGTGCTGCTTGGTTTGATCATCATCGGCATCATTGCCTATTTCGCCGACAAGAACAAGAATTCGGAGTCGTCGGGCTCCTCGTGGCAAATCGAAAGGAGCTACTGA
- a CDS encoding SPFH domain-containing protein, producing the protein MGIWDKLKGEFIDIIEWLDDTQDTIVYRFERHNNEIKHGAQLTVRESQVAVFVNEGQIADIFEPGMHTLITQNLPILSTLQGWKFGFNSPFKAEVYFVNTKRFTDLKWGTMNPVMMRDKDFGVVRVRAFGTYGFRVTDAGKFLKEIAGTDWQFTTDEVSEHLRNQIVTKFSEATAAAQIPIIDLAARYTELGERIRSAIQPGISEIGIELVNFNIENVSVPPEVEAAIDKRSSMGVVGDLNAYTQFQAANSMEKAAENPGGLGAAGIGMGMGAAMGQMMTGMQQQQAATPPPVPQVKTFHVAINGAQQGPFDLAKLGEMIKAGEINGETLVWTNGMAAWTKAQEVADFAGLLGAVPPPLPPQ; encoded by the coding sequence ATGGGCATTTGGGACAAGCTGAAAGGCGAATTTATCGACATTATTGAGTGGCTGGATGACACTCAAGACACTATCGTTTACCGCTTTGAGCGGCACAACAATGAGATCAAGCACGGCGCGCAGTTGACCGTTCGCGAATCGCAAGTCGCGGTTTTTGTCAACGAAGGTCAAATCGCCGACATCTTCGAGCCTGGGATGCACACGCTCATCACCCAGAACTTGCCGATCCTATCGACATTGCAGGGTTGGAAGTTTGGGTTCAATAGCCCGTTCAAGGCCGAGGTCTATTTCGTCAATACCAAGCGGTTTACCGACCTGAAGTGGGGCACGATGAACCCGGTGATGATGCGCGATAAGGACTTTGGTGTGGTCCGAGTCCGGGCATTCGGAACGTACGGTTTCCGGGTCACCGATGCGGGCAAGTTCTTGAAGGAGATCGCCGGCACCGATTGGCAATTCACGACAGACGAAGTCAGCGAGCACCTGCGAAACCAAATCGTCACCAAGTTTAGCGAGGCAACCGCTGCCGCGCAGATTCCGATCATCGACCTCGCTGCTCGGTACACCGAACTTGGCGAGAGAATCCGTTCTGCGATCCAGCCGGGCATCAGCGAAATCGGAATCGAGCTAGTCAATTTCAACATCGAAAATGTCAGTGTTCCGCCAGAAGTTGAGGCAGCGATCGACAAGCGATCGAGCATGGGCGTCGTTGGTGATTTGAACGCTTACACCCAATTCCAAGCGGCGAACTCGATGGAAAAAGCCGCCGAAAATCCGGGCGGACTCGGCGCAGCTGGGATCGGAATGGGAATGGGCGCAGCGATGGGCCAAATGATGACTGGGATGCAACAGCAACAGGCTGCAACGCCTCCTCCAGTTCCTCAAGTCAAGACCTTCCACGTCGCGATTAACGGCGCGCAGCAGGGCCCGTTTGACCTCGCTAAGCTTGGCGAGATGATCAAGGCCGGCGAGATCAACGGCGAGACTTTGGTTTGGACCAACGGCATGGCTGCCTGGACGAAGGCGCAAGAAGTCGCAGACTTCGCCGGATTACTTGGAGCTGTTCCTCCACCACTTCCGCCTCAATAA